From a single Parambassis ranga chromosome 2, fParRan2.1, whole genome shotgun sequence genomic region:
- the arpp21 gene encoding cAMP-regulated phosphoprotein 21: MTEAVESADVLLKPCDVTPSDAIRCTSPPPCLPLCNQREDEECCGDRGKLEQQKHCDQVQPKKKVKPRRKLVRGNAVCEESSPFEETQASPNVSSSCHDNESTSCKEEEQENGADPKKHSLSKESSVEYTDSTGIDLHQFIVETLNRNPRERMMLLKLEQDMIDFITSNSPFKKFPHMSSYHRMLVHRVAAYFGMEHNVDQTGKSVIINRTSSTRIPEERFLDKVHKDKAEEIHQWKIILKRDSSSDNQNRLHPLREKQSKSMEEREEEYQRARERIFNQEPLCTQESAPVETRDVEEYNPYAETQRRRQLFRGSRDSSGSSWTGSSRQSSTETDCRYSNDPRPWSSTDSDSSYQWTSPAPKPHQPVSHSWDSRGSGSISLFRLPPHPSPPPIIEELAPNSAYVMENGIPPGSILVNPQTGQPFLNPDGTPAVYNPPDSQQPVRSQTQLQGSPPQQPQQQVVQYSSFSYAAPPSQPYQTIEDLPTQFGHMTCQSASEAPPLYPLSQGYVYAAPHLPPPPPPNLSSYCQPSPQVPMYYYPTSAQHGCRPVSPSQHIQSQATQPTGSYAPAVRVQQSSHPQAVLGTYSPVASHPCSMVQGGVSVSFPQSKVVNGVGGDAAYCCVVPAPTHHGSCIPPGCTNLNAPSWSAQY, from the exons ATGACTGAAGCTGTAGAAAGCGCAGATGTCCTGCTGAAGCCCTGTGACGTGACGCCAAGTGACGCCATCCGCTGCACCTCCCCTCCGCCATGTCTACCCCTCTGCAACCAGAGGGAGGACGAGGAGTGTTGCGGTGACAGGGGGAAGCTTGAGCAGCAG AAACACTGTGACCAGGTGCAAccaaagaaaaaagtaaag CCCAGAAGAAAGTTAGTGCGTGGGAATGCTGTCTGCGAGGAGTCCTCTCCATTCGAGGAAACACAG GCCTCTCCAAACGTCTCATCTAGCTGCCATGACAACGAAAGCACTTCCTgtaaagaggaagagcaggagaaTGGTGCAGATCCAAAGAAACATTCATTGTCCAAAG AGTCCAGCGTGGAGTACACAGACTCCACTGGCATAGACCTACACCAGTTTATCGTTGAGACCCTCAACAGGAATCCCAGGGAGCGTATGATGCTGCTTAAACTGGAGCAGGACATGATTGACTTCATTACTAGCAATAG TCCCTTTAAGAAGTTCCCTCACATGTCGTCCTACCACCGTATGCTGGTCCATCGGGTGGCGGCCTACTTTGGCATGGAGCACAATGTAGATCAGACAGGCAAGTCTGTCATCATCAACAGGACTAGCAGCACACGCAT ACCAGAGGAGCGTTTTCTAGACAAGGTGCACAAAGACAAGGCGGAAGAGATCCATCAGTGGAAGATTATTTTAAAGAgagacagcagctcagacaaccag AACCGACTCCACCCCTTACGAGAGAAGCAAAGCAAGTCCatggaggaaagagaggaggagtaCCAAAGAGCACGAGAACGAATCTTCAACCAGGAG CCTCTCTGCACCCAGGAGAGCGCCCCTGTAGAAACCAG ggatgtGGAGGAGTACAATCCATATGCTGAGACCCAGAGGAGAAGGCAGCTCTTCAG GGGGAGCCGTGACAGCTCAGGCTCCAGCtggacaggcagcagcaggcagagtaGCACTGAGACCGACTGTCGTTATAGCAACGACCCCCGACCTTGGAGCAGCACCGACTCTGATTCCTCCTATCAGTGGACAAGTCCCGCCCCGAAACCCCACCAGCCTGTCAGCCACAGCTGGGACTCACGAGGTTCAG GCTCCATCTCTCTTTTCAGACTGCCTCCacacccttctcctcctcccatcatAGAAGAGCTGGCTCCCAACTCTGCCTATGTCATGGAGAACGGGATCCCACCAGGAAGCATATTAGTGAACCCACAGACAG GGCAGCCTTTTCTCAACCCTGACGGAACCCCTGCTGTGTACAACCCTCCGGACAGTCAGCAGCCAGTCAGGAGCCAGACACAGCTGCAGGGCTCCCCCcctcagcagccacagcagcag GTGGTTCAGTACTCCTCTTTCTCTTACGCCGCTCCTCCTTCACAGCCATACCAAACA ATTGAAGATCTCCCCACACAGTTTGGCCATATGACCTGTCAGTCAGCAAGCGAAGCACCGCCCCTCTACCCTCTCAGTCAGGGTTACGTCTAtgcagctcctcaccttcctcctcccccacctcccaACCTCTCGAGCTACTGCCAGCCCTCACCTCAG GTGCCTATGTATTATTACCCTACCTCAGCTCAGCATGGATGTAGGCCAGTCTCACCCAGCCAGCACATTCAAAGCCAAGCAACACAACCAACAG gaaGTTATGCCCCTGCTGTGAGGGTGCAGCAGTCTTCCCACCCCCAGGCGGTGCTGGGCACCTACTCACCAGTTGCCTCTCATCCATGTAGCATGGTTCAG
- the pdcd6ip gene encoding programmed cell death 6-interacting protein isoform X2 encodes MATFISVPLKKSSEVDLVKPLSKFVTSAYPAGEEQGEYIRAVEELNKLRKNALGRPLDKHESSLEILLRYYDQLCAVEPKFPFSENQLCLTFTWKDAFDKGSLFGGSVKLALASLGYEKTCVLFNVGALASQIASEQNLDNDEGLKAAAKYYQLASGAFGHIKDTVLSALNREPTMDISPETVGTLSLIMLAQAQEVFFLKATSDKMKDAVIAKLANQAADFYGDAFKQCQYKDNLPKEVLPVLAAKHCIMQANAELHQSVLAKQKKRFGEEIARLQHAAELVKTVASRYDEYVSVKDLTDKINRSLTAAKKDNDFIYHDPVPNVKDLEHIGKAALVKATVITPPLSQKFTDLFEKMVPMAVQQAMSIYTQRKAETINRLVGTMREATNLCNGVLASLNLPAALEDLSGDSIPQSIAEKARSIVQQGGLQSIEQLIKDLPELLTRNREILDESLKMLDDEETTDNDLRTKFSQRWNRTPSGDLYKPLRAEGANFRNILDKAVQADQVVKDRYNTHCDMIALLCKPENELNAAIPSANPTRTLQGSEVVNVLRSQLAKLDEVKKERETLEGEIKSVTFDMSTTFLTALAQDGLVNEEQLSLSNLDQLYSAYNQRVQASLRTQEELLGQVQTSHQEFSSLKQSNTEANQREEVLKKLASAHDSYVEISSNLREGTKFYNDLTEILLKFQNKCSDIVFARKTERDELLKELQQSIAREPSAPSFNVPAYQSNPAAPAPAPAPGPTPAPRTVFAQQPQQVQQPQPKPMPPARPPPPSFNPQAASATPTLPAGTPTNNPPPVAPPSQAQGPPYPSYQGYQGYYQMPMGYNPYASYGQYNMPNMPNMPYMPYQAAPGQGAYPGAPPAGQPYPGYPQQPPQQQPFYPQQ; translated from the exons ATGGCGACATTTATTTCAGTCCCGTTGAAAAAATCTTCAGAAGTGGATCTGGTGAAACCGCTGTCGAAATTTGTAACGTCTGCATATCCAGCGGGCGAGGAGCAGGGAGAGTATATCCGCGCCGTGGAGGAGTTGAATAAGCTCCGCAAGAATGCGCTGGGAAGGCCGCTTGACAAACACGAGAGCTCCCTAGAGATCCTACTCCG atactATGACCAGCTTTGTGCTGTCGAGCCCAAGTTTCCCTTCTCTGAAAACCAG ctttgCTTAACGTTCACATGGAAAGATGCCTTTGATAAAGGATCACTGTTCGGAGGCTCAGTCAAGCTTG CTTTAGCCAGTTTGGGCTATGAAAAGACGTGTGTTTTGTTTAATGTCGGGGCTCTGGCCAGTCAGATCGCTTCTGAACAGAATCTCGACAATGACGAGGGACTCAAGGCTGCTGCCAAATACTATCAG CTGGCCAGTGGAGCATTTGGTCACATCAAGGACACAGTGCTGTCTGCTCTGAACAGAGAGCCCACCATGGACATCTCCCCTGAGACTGTAGGCACTCTGAGCCTCATTATGCTGGCCCAGGCCCAGGAGGTCTTCTTCCTCAAAGCCACTTCAG ATAAAATGAAAGACGCTGTCATTGCAAAGCTGGCCAATCAGGCAGCAGATTTCTACGGCGATGCCTTCAAGCAGTGCCAGTACAAAGACAACCTACCCAAG gaaGTGCTACCGGTGCTGGCTGCCAAGCACTGCATCATGCAAGCTAACGCAGAGCTGCACCAGAGCGTCCTGGCCAAGCAGAAGAAGCGCTTTGGAGAGGAGATTGCTCGTCTGCAG CATGCAGCAGAGCTGGTGAAGACGGTGGCATCTCGTTATGACGAGTACGTGAGCGTTAAGGACCTGACTGACAAGATCAATAGATCCCTGACTGCGGCTAAAAAAGACAATGATTTTATCTACCATGATCCGGTCCCCAATGTCAAGGATCTGGAGCATATCGGAAAAGCAGCACTAGTAAAAGCCACTGTCATCACACCTCCACTCAGTCAGAAATTCACAG ACTTGTTTGAGAAGATGGTTCCCATGGCGGTGCAGCAGGCCATGAGCATTTACACCCAGAGGAAGGCCGAGACCATTAACAGACTGGTGGGAACCATGAGAGAGGCAACCAATCTCTGCAATGG GGTGTTGGCATCCCTGAACCTGCCAGCTGCTCTGGAGGATCTGTCTGGAGACTCTATCCCACAATCTATTGCTGAGAAGGCCAGATCCATTGTGCAGCAGGGAGGACTGCAGAGCATCGAGCAGCTTATCAAAGACCTGCCTGAGCTATTGACCCGCAACAGAGAGATCCTGGATGAG TCTTTGAAGATGCTGGATGATGAAGAGACAACAGACAATGACCTGAGAACCAAGTTCAGCCAGCGCTGGAACAGAACCCCCTCTGGAGACCTGTACAAACCCCTCCGTGCAG agGGTGCTAACTTCCGCAACATCTTGGAcaaggcagtgcaggctgaccAGGTGGTGAAGGACCGCTACAACACCCACTGTGACATGATCGCCCTGCTGTGTAAACCCGAAAACGAGCTTAATGCTGCCATTCCCTCTGCTAACCCGACCCGGACCCTGCAGGGCAGCGAG GTAGTGAACGTGCTGCGCTCCCAGCTTGCCAAGTTGGATGAGgtgaagaaggagagggagaccCTGGAGGGAGAAATCAAGTCTGTGACCTTCGATATGTCCACCACCTTCCTGACAGCGCTCGCCCAGGATGGACTCGTCAATGAAGAGCAGCTGTCTCTCTCAAACCTCGACCAGCTGTATAGTGCCTATAACCAAAGGGTACAGGCCAGCCTGCGCACACAGGAAGAACTGCTGGGACAAGTACAG ACATCCCACCAGGAGTTCAGCAGTCTGAAGCAGTCCAACACGGAGGCCAACCAGAGGGAAGAAGTCCTGAAGAAGCTGGCTTCAGCCCACGACAGTTACGTTGAGATCAGCAGCAACCTGCGTGAAGGCACCAAG TTCTACAACGACTTGACAGAAATCCTGCTAAAGTTCCAGAACAAATGCAGTGACATCGTTTTTGCTCGTAAAACGGAGCGGGATGAACTCCTCAA ggagctgcagcagagcatcGCTCGGGAGCCCAGCGCTCCATCCTTCAATGTTCCTGCCTATCAGAGCAACCCTGCTGCGCCCGCCCCTGCCCCTGCCCCAGGCCCAACTCCTGCACCCAGGACCGTGTTT GCCCAGCAGCCTCAACAAGTCCAGCAGCCTCAGCCAAAGCCCATGCCTCCAGCCAGGCCACCTCCACCCAGCTTCAATCCCCAGGCGGCCTCCGCCACTCCCACACTACCTGCTGGCACTCCCACCAACAACCCACCACCTGTGGCACCACCATCCCAGGCACAGGGTCCACCTTACCCCTCCTACCAAGGCTACCAAGG GTACTACCAGATGCCCATGGGCTACAACCCCTACGCTTCTTATGGCCAGTACAACATGCCCAACATGCCTAACATGCCCTACATGCCCTACCAGGCAGCTCCGGGGCAGGGCGCATACCCTGGAGCCCCCCCAGCAGGACAGCCATACCCTGGTTACCCCCAGCAACCGCCCCAGCAACAGCCCTTTTACCCTCAGCAATAA
- the pdcd6ip gene encoding programmed cell death 6-interacting protein isoform X1, whose protein sequence is MATFISVPLKKSSEVDLVKPLSKFVTSAYPAGEEQGEYIRAVEELNKLRKNALGRPLDKHESSLEILLRYYDQLCAVEPKFPFSENQLCLTFTWKDAFDKGSLFGGSVKLALASLGYEKTCVLFNVGALASQIASEQNLDNDEGLKAAAKYYQLASGAFGHIKDTVLSALNREPTMDISPETVGTLSLIMLAQAQEVFFLKATSDKMKDAVIAKLANQAADFYGDAFKQCQYKDNLPKYFYFQEVLPVLAAKHCIMQANAELHQSVLAKQKKRFGEEIARLQHAAELVKTVASRYDEYVSVKDLTDKINRSLTAAKKDNDFIYHDPVPNVKDLEHIGKAALVKATVITPPLSQKFTDLFEKMVPMAVQQAMSIYTQRKAETINRLVGTMREATNLCNGVLASLNLPAALEDLSGDSIPQSIAEKARSIVQQGGLQSIEQLIKDLPELLTRNREILDESLKMLDDEETTDNDLRTKFSQRWNRTPSGDLYKPLRAEGANFRNILDKAVQADQVVKDRYNTHCDMIALLCKPENELNAAIPSANPTRTLQGSEVVNVLRSQLAKLDEVKKERETLEGEIKSVTFDMSTTFLTALAQDGLVNEEQLSLSNLDQLYSAYNQRVQASLRTQEELLGQVQTSHQEFSSLKQSNTEANQREEVLKKLASAHDSYVEISSNLREGTKFYNDLTEILLKFQNKCSDIVFARKTERDELLKELQQSIAREPSAPSFNVPAYQSNPAAPAPAPAPGPTPAPRTVFAQQPQQVQQPQPKPMPPARPPPPSFNPQAASATPTLPAGTPTNNPPPVAPPSQAQGPPYPSYQGYQGYYQMPMGYNPYASYGQYNMPNMPNMPYMPYQAAPGQGAYPGAPPAGQPYPGYPQQPPQQQPFYPQQ, encoded by the exons ATGGCGACATTTATTTCAGTCCCGTTGAAAAAATCTTCAGAAGTGGATCTGGTGAAACCGCTGTCGAAATTTGTAACGTCTGCATATCCAGCGGGCGAGGAGCAGGGAGAGTATATCCGCGCCGTGGAGGAGTTGAATAAGCTCCGCAAGAATGCGCTGGGAAGGCCGCTTGACAAACACGAGAGCTCCCTAGAGATCCTACTCCG atactATGACCAGCTTTGTGCTGTCGAGCCCAAGTTTCCCTTCTCTGAAAACCAG ctttgCTTAACGTTCACATGGAAAGATGCCTTTGATAAAGGATCACTGTTCGGAGGCTCAGTCAAGCTTG CTTTAGCCAGTTTGGGCTATGAAAAGACGTGTGTTTTGTTTAATGTCGGGGCTCTGGCCAGTCAGATCGCTTCTGAACAGAATCTCGACAATGACGAGGGACTCAAGGCTGCTGCCAAATACTATCAG CTGGCCAGTGGAGCATTTGGTCACATCAAGGACACAGTGCTGTCTGCTCTGAACAGAGAGCCCACCATGGACATCTCCCCTGAGACTGTAGGCACTCTGAGCCTCATTATGCTGGCCCAGGCCCAGGAGGTCTTCTTCCTCAAAGCCACTTCAG ATAAAATGAAAGACGCTGTCATTGCAAAGCTGGCCAATCAGGCAGCAGATTTCTACGGCGATGCCTTCAAGCAGTGCCAGTACAAAGACAACCTACCCAAG tatttttattttcaggaaGTGCTACCGGTGCTGGCTGCCAAGCACTGCATCATGCAAGCTAACGCAGAGCTGCACCAGAGCGTCCTGGCCAAGCAGAAGAAGCGCTTTGGAGAGGAGATTGCTCGTCTGCAG CATGCAGCAGAGCTGGTGAAGACGGTGGCATCTCGTTATGACGAGTACGTGAGCGTTAAGGACCTGACTGACAAGATCAATAGATCCCTGACTGCGGCTAAAAAAGACAATGATTTTATCTACCATGATCCGGTCCCCAATGTCAAGGATCTGGAGCATATCGGAAAAGCAGCACTAGTAAAAGCCACTGTCATCACACCTCCACTCAGTCAGAAATTCACAG ACTTGTTTGAGAAGATGGTTCCCATGGCGGTGCAGCAGGCCATGAGCATTTACACCCAGAGGAAGGCCGAGACCATTAACAGACTGGTGGGAACCATGAGAGAGGCAACCAATCTCTGCAATGG GGTGTTGGCATCCCTGAACCTGCCAGCTGCTCTGGAGGATCTGTCTGGAGACTCTATCCCACAATCTATTGCTGAGAAGGCCAGATCCATTGTGCAGCAGGGAGGACTGCAGAGCATCGAGCAGCTTATCAAAGACCTGCCTGAGCTATTGACCCGCAACAGAGAGATCCTGGATGAG TCTTTGAAGATGCTGGATGATGAAGAGACAACAGACAATGACCTGAGAACCAAGTTCAGCCAGCGCTGGAACAGAACCCCCTCTGGAGACCTGTACAAACCCCTCCGTGCAG agGGTGCTAACTTCCGCAACATCTTGGAcaaggcagtgcaggctgaccAGGTGGTGAAGGACCGCTACAACACCCACTGTGACATGATCGCCCTGCTGTGTAAACCCGAAAACGAGCTTAATGCTGCCATTCCCTCTGCTAACCCGACCCGGACCCTGCAGGGCAGCGAG GTAGTGAACGTGCTGCGCTCCCAGCTTGCCAAGTTGGATGAGgtgaagaaggagagggagaccCTGGAGGGAGAAATCAAGTCTGTGACCTTCGATATGTCCACCACCTTCCTGACAGCGCTCGCCCAGGATGGACTCGTCAATGAAGAGCAGCTGTCTCTCTCAAACCTCGACCAGCTGTATAGTGCCTATAACCAAAGGGTACAGGCCAGCCTGCGCACACAGGAAGAACTGCTGGGACAAGTACAG ACATCCCACCAGGAGTTCAGCAGTCTGAAGCAGTCCAACACGGAGGCCAACCAGAGGGAAGAAGTCCTGAAGAAGCTGGCTTCAGCCCACGACAGTTACGTTGAGATCAGCAGCAACCTGCGTGAAGGCACCAAG TTCTACAACGACTTGACAGAAATCCTGCTAAAGTTCCAGAACAAATGCAGTGACATCGTTTTTGCTCGTAAAACGGAGCGGGATGAACTCCTCAA ggagctgcagcagagcatcGCTCGGGAGCCCAGCGCTCCATCCTTCAATGTTCCTGCCTATCAGAGCAACCCTGCTGCGCCCGCCCCTGCCCCTGCCCCAGGCCCAACTCCTGCACCCAGGACCGTGTTT GCCCAGCAGCCTCAACAAGTCCAGCAGCCTCAGCCAAAGCCCATGCCTCCAGCCAGGCCACCTCCACCCAGCTTCAATCCCCAGGCGGCCTCCGCCACTCCCACACTACCTGCTGGCACTCCCACCAACAACCCACCACCTGTGGCACCACCATCCCAGGCACAGGGTCCACCTTACCCCTCCTACCAAGGCTACCAAGG GTACTACCAGATGCCCATGGGCTACAACCCCTACGCTTCTTATGGCCAGTACAACATGCCCAACATGCCTAACATGCCCTACATGCCCTACCAGGCAGCTCCGGGGCAGGGCGCATACCCTGGAGCCCCCCCAGCAGGACAGCCATACCCTGGTTACCCCCAGCAACCGCCCCAGCAACAGCCCTTTTACCCTCAGCAATAA
- the ubp1 gene encoding upstream-binding protein 1 isoform X1, producing MAWVLKMDDATIESGLVHDFDASLSGIGQELGAGAYSMSDVLALPIFKQEDSSLPPENETKNPPFQYVLCAATSPAVKLHDETLTYLNQGQSYEVRMLDNRKPGEIPEINNKMVKSIVRVVFHDRRLQYTEHQQLEGWKWNRPGDRLLDIDIPMSVGIVEPKTHPSQLNAAEFLWDMNKRTSVFVQVHCISTEFTPRKHGGEKGVPFRIQIDTFAPGDSGEYAEHLHSASCQIKVFKPKGADRKQKTDREKMEKRTAQEKEKYQPSYDTTILSETRLEPIIEDAGDHELKKSSKRTLPADCGDSLAKRGSCSPWPDNAYASPNQAATPSFTSTPLSTYTTSSVLDSDSSSPNHQADPGSHGNSEQLSPTASIQDTQKWLLKNRFSSYTRLFSHFSGSDLLKLTRDDLVQICGPADGIRLFNALKSRSVRPRLTVYVCQESLQESPLLERHGANENGEHSISSSLQVYHALYLEDLTAAELIRKMACVCSLPLGKIQQVYRQGPTGIHILLSDQMVYNLPDESCFLISTVKDESGEGLHLILK from the exons ATGGCCTGGGTGCTGAAGATGGACGACGCCACCATTGAGTCGGGGTTGGTGCACGACTTCGATGCCAGCCTGTCCGGCATTGGGCAGGAGCTGGGGGCTGGAGCATACAGCATGAG TGATGTGCTGGCTCTGCCAATCTTTAAGCAGGAGGACTCCAGCCTTCCCCCTGAAAACGAGACCAAAAATCCCCCATTCCAGTATGTGCTCTGCGCCGCCACCTCGCCTGCTGTCAAGCTGCATGACGAGACGCTCACATACCTAAACCAAG GCCAGTCATATGAGGTGCGCATGTTAGACAACAGGAAGCCTGGGGAAATACCAGAGATCAACAACAAGATGGTGAAG AGCATAGTGCGAGTAGTGTTTCATGACCGTCGGCTGCAGTATACAGAGCACCAGCAGCTGGAGGGCTGGAAGTGGAATCGTCCTGGCGACCGTCTCCTTGACATCG ataTCCCTATGTCAGTGGGCATTGTGGAGCCAAAGACTCACCCCTCCCAGCTTAATGCTGCAGAGTTTCTGTGGGACATGAACAAAagaacttctgtttttgtgcag gtgcaCTGCATCAGCACAGAGTTCACTCCCAGAAAGCATGGTGGAGAGAAGGGCGTCCCCTTCAGGATCCAGATTGACACGTTCGCCCCGGGAGACAGTGGAGAGTACGCAGAGCACCTCCACTCTGCCTCCTGCCAAATCAAAGTCTTCAAg cCAAAGGGGGCGGACCGTAAGCAAAAGACTGATAGGGAGAAGATGGAGAAACGCACTGCTCAAGAGAAGGAAAAGTACCAGCCTTCTTACGATACCACTATTCTGTCAGAG acGAGGCTTGAGCCCATCATAGAGGATGCGGGTGACCATGAGTTGAAAAAGTCCAGCAAGCGGACACTTCCCGCTGACTGTGGCGACTCCTTGGCCAAGCGAGGCAGT tgcTCCCCATGGCCAGACAATGCCTATGCCAGCCCCAACCaggcagctactccctccttcacctccacccCACTGTCCACCTACACAACCTCCTCAGTGCTGGACAG TGACTCATCCTCTCCCAATCACCAGGCAGACCCTGGTAGCCATGGCAACTCAGAG CAGTTGAGCCCCACTGCCTCCATACAGGACACACAGAAATGGCTTCTGAAAAACCGCTTCAGCTCCTACACACGGCTCTTCTCTCACTTCTCAG GTTCTGATTTGTTAAAGCTAACGCGGGACGACTTGGTCCAGATTTGTGGACCAGCAGATGGGATCAGACTATTCAATGCACTCAAATCCag gtctgtgCGTCCTAGGTTGACAGTGTATGTCTGTCAAGAGTCCCTTCAGGagagccccctgctggagagACATGGCGCCAATGAAAATGGAGAACACAGCATCTCCTCTAGTTTACAAG tgtACCACGCTCTGTACTTAGAGGATCTCACAGCTGCAGAGCTCATTCGTAAGATggcgtgtgtgtgcagccttcCACTGGGAAAGATCCAACAGGTGTACAGACAGGGTCCTACAGGCATACACATCCTGCTAAGTGACCAG ATGGTTTACAACTTGCCTGACGAGAGCTGTTTTTTGATCAGCACCGTCAAAG ATGAATCGGGTGAAGGACTCCATTTAATCCTGAAGTAG
- the ubp1 gene encoding upstream-binding protein 1 isoform X2, whose product MLFWQPYTENFRAPVQRHGGSSYTRDVLALPIFKQEDSSLPPENETKNPPFQYVLCAATSPAVKLHDETLTYLNQGQSYEVRMLDNRKPGEIPEINNKMVKSIVRVVFHDRRLQYTEHQQLEGWKWNRPGDRLLDIDIPMSVGIVEPKTHPSQLNAAEFLWDMNKRTSVFVQVHCISTEFTPRKHGGEKGVPFRIQIDTFAPGDSGEYAEHLHSASCQIKVFKPKGADRKQKTDREKMEKRTAQEKEKYQPSYDTTILSETRLEPIIEDAGDHELKKSSKRTLPADCGDSLAKRGSCSPWPDNAYASPNQAATPSFTSTPLSTYTTSSVLDSDSSSPNHQADPGSHGNSEQLSPTASIQDTQKWLLKNRFSSYTRLFSHFSGSDLLKLTRDDLVQICGPADGIRLFNALKSRSVRPRLTVYVCQESLQESPLLERHGANENGEHSISSSLQVYHALYLEDLTAAELIRKMACVCSLPLGKIQQVYRQGPTGIHILLSDQMVYNLPDESCFLISTVKDESGEGLHLILK is encoded by the exons ATGTTGTTCTGGCAGCCCTACACTGAAAACTTCCGAGCGCCCGTCCAGAGACACGGCGGCAGCAGCTACACACG TGATGTGCTGGCTCTGCCAATCTTTAAGCAGGAGGACTCCAGCCTTCCCCCTGAAAACGAGACCAAAAATCCCCCATTCCAGTATGTGCTCTGCGCCGCCACCTCGCCTGCTGTCAAGCTGCATGACGAGACGCTCACATACCTAAACCAAG GCCAGTCATATGAGGTGCGCATGTTAGACAACAGGAAGCCTGGGGAAATACCAGAGATCAACAACAAGATGGTGAAG AGCATAGTGCGAGTAGTGTTTCATGACCGTCGGCTGCAGTATACAGAGCACCAGCAGCTGGAGGGCTGGAAGTGGAATCGTCCTGGCGACCGTCTCCTTGACATCG ataTCCCTATGTCAGTGGGCATTGTGGAGCCAAAGACTCACCCCTCCCAGCTTAATGCTGCAGAGTTTCTGTGGGACATGAACAAAagaacttctgtttttgtgcag gtgcaCTGCATCAGCACAGAGTTCACTCCCAGAAAGCATGGTGGAGAGAAGGGCGTCCCCTTCAGGATCCAGATTGACACGTTCGCCCCGGGAGACAGTGGAGAGTACGCAGAGCACCTCCACTCTGCCTCCTGCCAAATCAAAGTCTTCAAg cCAAAGGGGGCGGACCGTAAGCAAAAGACTGATAGGGAGAAGATGGAGAAACGCACTGCTCAAGAGAAGGAAAAGTACCAGCCTTCTTACGATACCACTATTCTGTCAGAG acGAGGCTTGAGCCCATCATAGAGGATGCGGGTGACCATGAGTTGAAAAAGTCCAGCAAGCGGACACTTCCCGCTGACTGTGGCGACTCCTTGGCCAAGCGAGGCAGT tgcTCCCCATGGCCAGACAATGCCTATGCCAGCCCCAACCaggcagctactccctccttcacctccacccCACTGTCCACCTACACAACCTCCTCAGTGCTGGACAG TGACTCATCCTCTCCCAATCACCAGGCAGACCCTGGTAGCCATGGCAACTCAGAG CAGTTGAGCCCCACTGCCTCCATACAGGACACACAGAAATGGCTTCTGAAAAACCGCTTCAGCTCCTACACACGGCTCTTCTCTCACTTCTCAG GTTCTGATTTGTTAAAGCTAACGCGGGACGACTTGGTCCAGATTTGTGGACCAGCAGATGGGATCAGACTATTCAATGCACTCAAATCCag gtctgtgCGTCCTAGGTTGACAGTGTATGTCTGTCAAGAGTCCCTTCAGGagagccccctgctggagagACATGGCGCCAATGAAAATGGAGAACACAGCATCTCCTCTAGTTTACAAG tgtACCACGCTCTGTACTTAGAGGATCTCACAGCTGCAGAGCTCATTCGTAAGATggcgtgtgtgtgcagccttcCACTGGGAAAGATCCAACAGGTGTACAGACAGGGTCCTACAGGCATACACATCCTGCTAAGTGACCAG ATGGTTTACAACTTGCCTGACGAGAGCTGTTTTTTGATCAGCACCGTCAAAG ATGAATCGGGTGAAGGACTCCATTTAATCCTGAAGTAG